A region of Chitinivibrionales bacterium DNA encodes the following proteins:
- a CDS encoding FCD domain-containing protein — translation MHLPDLKIDTSLSEAVYRAIRKEIASGRLKAGQKITESEISLAMGISRAPVREAFKRLAMDHLVNLIPRSGCYVADLDEKEIEEIFEIRKRLECMALEYAFANFSAHRLRDLRNRFESCKTMASREAVEKEIKLDGYLHDLIAIKSGCDNLKEMLKALWSRIEIIRLREAERGYVPVDAAKEHIALLDSLIDGDKDRAVDLLARHIENSKKTVISHYYCQKQE, via the coding sequence ATGCATCTTCCGGACCTCAAAATCGACACCAGCTTATCCGAGGCGGTATACCGGGCGATTCGCAAAGAGATCGCATCGGGGCGCCTGAAAGCAGGACAGAAAATCACCGAATCGGAGATATCTCTGGCAATGGGGATCAGCCGGGCGCCGGTTCGTGAAGCATTCAAGCGGCTGGCAATGGACCATCTGGTGAATTTGATCCCCCGAAGCGGCTGTTATGTGGCTGATCTGGATGAAAAGGAAATTGAAGAGATCTTTGAGATCCGTAAACGTCTGGAGTGCATGGCCCTCGAATATGCCTTTGCAAATTTCTCTGCTCACCGGCTCCGGGACCTTCGAAACCGGTTTGAGAGTTGCAAAACGATGGCGAGCAGGGAGGCTGTCGAAAAGGAGATTAAGCTCGACGGATACCTTCACGACCTCATCGCTATAAAATCCGGCTGTGATAATCTCAAGGAGATGCTCAAGGCGCTCTGGTCCCGCATCGAAATAATCCGCCTCCGAGAAGCGGAGCGGGGTTATGTGCCGGTCGATGCCGCCAAAGAGCATATCGCATTGCTCGATTCGCTCATTGACGGCGATAAAGACAGAGCGGTTGATTTACTGGCCCGGCATATCGAAAATTCGAAAAAAACGGTTATCAGTCATTATTATTGTCAAAAACAGGAATAG